From the genome of Abditibacteriaceae bacterium, one region includes:
- a CDS encoding histidine triad nucleotide-binding protein — MADTIFGRIVRGEIPVETVYEDDICLAFADIAPQAPVHLLVIPREPFEDATQADAATLGHVFAVAAKLGAEKCPNGFRLVTNIGSGGGQSVAHLHIHVLGGRALKWPPG, encoded by the coding sequence ATGGCAGACACCATTTTTGGCCGCATTGTGCGCGGGGAAATTCCGGTTGAAACGGTTTACGAAGACGACATTTGTCTGGCGTTCGCCGACATCGCCCCGCAGGCACCGGTGCATTTGCTGGTGATTCCGCGCGAGCCATTTGAAGATGCGACGCAAGCGGATGCAGCGACGTTGGGACACGTTTTCGCGGTTGCCGCGAAACTCGGCGCCGAAAAGTGCCCCAACGGATTTCGCTTGGTGACGAATATCGGCTCAGGTGGCGGACAAAGCGTCGCGCATTTGCACATTCATGTTCTAGGCGGGCGGGCGCTCAAATGGCCGCCGGGATGA
- a CDS encoding carboxypeptidase-like regulatory domain-containing protein: MKQVLCCLLFCAAFTGAPLVGSPSHAQEAAVAVPNEKNGATTLRFQGRIVRPDDKPVAARAFWGTGWFPEDAAWTEIPVGPDGAFAFDAPATQTAPNVVAIAPGLAIGGIIAKVGGENALRLERPRSVGGTLRDDKGQPVGGATLAVRFFYIPGRSDGVTGPSGVPTALREQFRARSGPDGKWQITGLPQSAYVQVALNDPKFVRADTQIGPDGETSGSTRQTLRAVRAGSLSGRIVDGVGAPVANRLIYVQQPVTARGRFRSTSVRSEADGTFRFDSLPTGSYSVLVPGTTAPREKAAQQSPVVARAVENVAVVAGETRTIGDIVLAAGATLEGVVVHKTTGKPFARAVVSAWGAANPRSETRFPLATTDAEGRFRIAVAPGPVALFAYQTTWDYPGEHTETSDEVRFDLQAGESREATLRLAPVVTPVTGIVVDETGAPIEGVSVTIGRSAGAGFIGKSGANGVFKIETAPLGDVKLAMSSGTFDLLSPKKATLPLPEGQELRVVVRRVKVATLAGRVVTPAGVPVPEAAISYRVTVKTPEGGDGWSFVKATTDAQGRFSLFAARPDSQPTLEKITKEGFRRLSGGEVVLRDGVSHLADIVMEPLTRAVSGIVRDAAGAPVAGASVRSSADNFQAETLSDAEGRFTLGTQPENAVSLLAAHGRRYARGEEKDGVLTLQESPPFVVDVSRAAELFEEAIDAGIDRTTLAENARLLAPFDAETAFALLQQAQTAPDDRGTSAQTPDELRATLIRTIARSVARVPHNEPLPEALAASLAWSQAQLAIMKESGSVTRSASLLGFALVERDRERAVSLLKFAQPRSKDAPGRASAFLAALAARLDAPSADDLLLQALRAADGEGDRAFAAAFRVLFKPGTVDSELTLSTILPGEAVSTWDSVIREVAPFSPASAVTALKHMKSALEEIPEQPGNGGNQGRERWAATFARATRRVIAVLGEGDAARARALADEVDDDWNGVAVRANAATLGSPAERVAQARVALESDGRGTYMRASTAARLGAMLSAIDAAQARALFDEAHQSQRKSQETWGQTQSSPEWAFYLAALDPATARLTLESQWSALLATPKVKQDEPFIGGWQRASTAIAAAPVDLARALEMARSLDVKRPQWNASPRARALSEIGRLLLMPLESHWRFSLSAQSGFDGE, translated from the coding sequence ATGAAACAAGTTCTGTGCTGTCTGCTATTTTGTGCGGCTTTTACCGGCGCGCCTTTGGTTGGGTCGCCTTCGCACGCACAAGAGGCAGCCGTAGCTGTGCCGAACGAAAAGAATGGGGCTACAACGCTCCGCTTTCAGGGACGCATTGTGAGGCCGGACGACAAACCGGTCGCGGCGCGGGCGTTCTGGGGAACAGGCTGGTTTCCTGAAGACGCGGCGTGGACAGAAATTCCGGTCGGGCCCGATGGAGCATTTGCTTTCGATGCGCCTGCAACCCAGACCGCGCCCAATGTGGTGGCGATTGCGCCCGGTCTGGCGATTGGCGGAATTATCGCCAAAGTCGGCGGCGAAAACGCGCTGCGATTGGAGCGCCCACGTTCGGTCGGCGGCACGTTGCGCGACGACAAAGGCCAACCTGTCGGCGGGGCAACGCTTGCAGTGCGTTTCTTTTACATTCCCGGTCGCAGCGACGGTGTTACGGGGCCGAGCGGCGTTCCCACCGCTTTGCGCGAACAGTTTCGAGCGCGTTCCGGGCCCGATGGCAAATGGCAAATTACCGGCTTACCGCAAAGCGCGTATGTTCAAGTCGCGCTAAACGACCCGAAATTTGTGCGCGCTGATACTCAAATCGGCCCGGATGGTGAGACTTCGGGGTCGACCCGTCAAACGTTGCGCGCGGTGCGGGCAGGATCACTTAGCGGTCGCATCGTCGATGGCGTGGGTGCGCCTGTGGCCAACAGACTTATATATGTTCAGCAACCTGTAACGGCGCGTGGCCGCTTCAGAAGCACTTCGGTGAGAAGCGAAGCCGACGGCACGTTTCGTTTCGATTCGCTACCGACGGGTTCTTATTCCGTTCTCGTGCCCGGCACCACTGCCCCTCGCGAAAAGGCGGCCCAGCAGTCGCCTGTTGTCGCGCGGGCAGTCGAAAACGTCGCTGTTGTTGCGGGCGAAACCAGAACCATTGGCGACATCGTGCTGGCGGCAGGAGCGACCTTGGAAGGCGTCGTCGTTCACAAAACGACCGGCAAGCCTTTCGCGCGGGCGGTGGTTTCGGCCTGGGGCGCTGCGAATCCTCGCAGCGAAACCCGTTTCCCGCTTGCCACGACCGATGCTGAAGGGCGTTTTCGCATCGCCGTTGCGCCGGGGCCGGTGGCTTTATTCGCCTATCAAACGACGTGGGATTATCCCGGCGAGCACACCGAAACGTCCGACGAAGTGCGCTTCGATCTCCAGGCGGGCGAAAGCCGCGAAGCCACGCTGCGACTTGCGCCGGTCGTTACGCCGGTTACCGGCATCGTCGTCGATGAAACCGGCGCGCCAATCGAAGGGGTGAGTGTGACCATCGGACGCTCGGCGGGTGCAGGGTTCATCGGTAAAAGTGGTGCGAACGGCGTTTTCAAAATCGAAACGGCTCCCCTAGGCGACGTGAAGCTCGCTATGTCGAGCGGCACGTTCGATTTACTTTCGCCTAAGAAAGCCACCTTGCCTTTGCCCGAAGGACAAGAACTCCGCGTTGTGGTGCGGCGCGTAAAAGTAGCGACTCTGGCGGGGCGCGTTGTGACGCCAGCAGGCGTGCCGGTGCCTGAAGCCGCAATTTCGTATCGTGTTACCGTCAAAACTCCCGAGGGTGGAGATGGGTGGAGTTTTGTTAAAGCCACGACCGACGCTCAGGGCCGCTTTTCTCTGTTCGCTGCGCGCCCCGACAGCCAGCCAACGCTGGAAAAAATTACCAAAGAAGGATTCCGGCGCTTGAGCGGTGGCGAAGTCGTTTTGCGCGATGGCGTTTCTCATCTCGCCGACATCGTTATGGAACCGCTCACACGCGCTGTGAGCGGAATCGTACGCGATGCTGCCGGTGCGCCCGTCGCCGGTGCCTCCGTACGTTCGTCCGCCGATAACTTCCAGGCCGAAACCCTTTCCGACGCAGAAGGTCGCTTTACGCTTGGGACACAACCTGAAAACGCTGTTTCTTTGCTGGCGGCACATGGCCGTCGCTACGCGCGGGGCGAGGAAAAAGATGGCGTGCTGACGTTGCAGGAATCTCCGCCATTCGTTGTCGATGTGTCGCGGGCCGCCGAACTGTTCGAGGAAGCGATTGATGCTGGAATCGACCGTACGACGTTGGCCGAAAACGCGCGATTGCTTGCGCCGTTCGATGCCGAAACTGCCTTCGCGTTGCTGCAACAAGCGCAAACCGCGCCCGATGATCGCGGCACCTCGGCCCAGACGCCCGACGAGTTGCGCGCCACTCTCATTCGCACCATTGCGCGCAGTGTTGCCCGTGTACCGCATAACGAGCCTCTGCCCGAGGCGCTTGCTGCATCGCTCGCGTGGTCGCAGGCGCAACTGGCGATAATGAAGGAATCCGGTTCAGTGACACGTAGCGCATCGCTGCTGGGCTTCGCACTGGTGGAGCGCGACCGTGAACGTGCTGTCTCGCTGCTGAAATTTGCACAACCGCGCTCCAAAGATGCGCCGGGGCGAGCTTCGGCTTTTCTTGCGGCGCTTGCAGCGCGACTCGATGCACCCAGCGCCGACGATTTGCTCCTTCAAGCTTTGCGCGCCGCCGATGGTGAAGGCGACCGCGCGTTTGCTGCTGCGTTTCGCGTTCTTTTCAAGCCGGGCACGGTCGATTCGGAACTGACACTCAGCACCATCCTCCCAGGCGAGGCGGTTTCGACATGGGATAGCGTCATCCGCGAAGTCGCACCATTTTCTCCGGCGAGCGCCGTGACGGCTTTGAAGCACATGAAATCAGCTTTGGAAGAAATCCCCGAACAACCAGGCAACGGGGGAAACCAGGGGCGAGAGCGCTGGGCGGCGACTTTCGCCCGCGCCACGCGACGCGTCATTGCTGTTCTGGGCGAAGGCGACGCGGCTCGCGCACGCGCTCTGGCCGACGAGGTGGATGACGATTGGAACGGTGTCGCGGTGAGAGCAAACGCGGCGACGCTGGGTTCACCCGCCGAGCGAGTTGCTCAGGCGCGTGTCGCCTTGGAATCGGATGGGCGCGGGACCTATATGCGCGCGAGTACAGCCGCGCGTTTGGGCGCGATGCTTTCCGCCATCGACGCGGCACAGGCACGCGCGCTGTTTGATGAAGCGCATCAAAGCCAGCGAAAATCTCAGGAGACTTGGGGGCAAACACAGAGTAGCCCTGAATGGGCGTTTTATCTGGCGGCGCTCGATCCGGCGACGGCGCGATTGACGCTTGAATCCCAATGGTCTGCGCTTCTGGCAACGCCCAAAGTGAAGCAGGACGAGCCTTTCATTGGCGGATGGCAGCGCGCTTCGACAGCCATCGCTGCGGCTCCGGTCGATCTCGCACGGGCGTTGGAAATGGCGCGCTCGCTCGACGTCAAACGACCGCAATGGAACGCCAGTCCACGGGCGCGGGCACTGTCGGAAATCGGGCGATTGCTGCTGATGCCGCTCGAATCGCACTGGCGTTTTTCCTTGAGCGCACAAAGCGGCTTCGATGGCGAATAG
- a CDS encoding NlpC/P60 family protein: MPFTRQRPDGTHDAMRISPDFSLRRLSRLAAVSTAVLCSATLFIPTAFAKKMSGVWGWTSGSATYLRARPSAQTPPVAKVARHTKLFVWGKFNGWYRVETTDHVFGWVYYDYISTPDADKIATLSHKKAKLASDRTGHQTMYGSKQMLASYYNRYGAKGAARGLAKHGVVVGGSRLAKSRPKSSPRVATTRIAKSTPKTAVRIASRPQASNIKRIPGSDRYTNSSDRMIAVPESAFNDVGNVRLRPVSAAALPSAPAAPTAPVRSQERLAPEKPVVVQSPEALQRAANARSARLEAERNARRAKAEREAQQRELAKAEAQQAEAARLAAAQQAAQRAENARLARLENARKAEASKKAAAARLAARRQAERQARASRWQNARKARLARAAAVAEARRRRLASRRDNIRRRMGSVRMAEPPTNVAGMRPISPEELMRARDAYLAGQRQNAPANQGSVVIVPAPGNVGLAPMSWDAPQSATAEAPVQSAFLTSEEAAAVTLPTLDSSERPVTTLQAQYAARFKNTAHSTTPVPVVRHVSYPVTRSVTKVASAAAKPRAKAKKKTAPAVALRGGSPRDRFAAMPNTFGSGMASQALSYRGMPYIRGAASPSRGFDCSGLVYYLLRQRGLNPPRTAAGLASYGTRVSRNDIQTGDMVFFANTYKRGISHIGVYIGNGNFVHAATSRSGVRVDSLSAAYYRKKFHSARRARS, from the coding sequence ATGCCCTTCACTCGCCAGAGGCCAGACGGAACGCACGATGCAATGCGCATCTCCCCCGATTTTTCCCTTCGCCGCTTATCACGGCTCGCTGCCGTTTCCACCGCCGTATTGTGCAGCGCCACGCTTTTCATCCCGACTGCATTCGCTAAAAAAATGAGCGGCGTCTGGGGTTGGACAAGCGGTTCAGCCACTTATCTGCGCGCTCGTCCGAGCGCACAAACACCGCCGGTTGCCAAAGTTGCCCGCCACACGAAACTTTTCGTCTGGGGCAAATTCAACGGCTGGTATCGCGTCGAAACCACCGATCACGTTTTCGGCTGGGTTTATTACGATTACATCTCGACACCCGACGCCGATAAAATCGCCACACTCTCGCACAAGAAAGCCAAGCTCGCTTCCGACCGCACTGGCCATCAAACGATGTACGGCTCGAAGCAGATGCTCGCTTCTTATTACAATCGTTATGGCGCAAAAGGCGCCGCACGCGGATTGGCAAAACACGGCGTTGTGGTTGGCGGTTCGCGTCTCGCCAAATCCCGTCCCAAATCGTCGCCACGCGTTGCAACCACTCGTATCGCGAAAAGCACCCCGAAGACGGCAGTTCGCATCGCTTCTCGTCCGCAAGCCTCCAACATCAAGCGCATTCCGGGCAGCGACCGCTACACCAATTCCTCCGATCGCATGATTGCGGTTCCCGAATCGGCGTTCAATGATGTCGGCAACGTGCGTTTGCGGCCCGTTTCAGCAGCAGCCCTTCCTTCGGCACCTGCAGCACCGACAGCCCCTGTCCGTTCGCAAGAAAGGCTAGCACCCGAAAAGCCAGTCGTCGTTCAGAGCCCTGAAGCTCTTCAACGCGCGGCCAACGCCCGTTCTGCCCGTTTGGAAGCCGAGCGCAATGCGCGTCGCGCTAAAGCCGAACGCGAAGCCCAACAGCGCGAACTGGCGAAAGCCGAAGCCCAGCAAGCCGAAGCCGCTCGTTTAGCCGCTGCTCAGCAGGCCGCACAGCGAGCAGAAAACGCGCGTCTCGCCCGCCTTGAGAATGCACGCAAAGCCGAAGCATCAAAGAAAGCCGCCGCCGCTCGGTTGGCTGCGCGCCGTCAGGCGGAGCGCCAGGCACGCGCCTCGCGTTGGCAGAACGCCCGTAAAGCACGTTTGGCGCGCGCCGCTGCCGTTGCCGAAGCACGCCGTCGCCGACTTGCATCACGCCGCGATAACATCCGTCGCCGCATGGGTTCGGTTCGTATGGCCGAGCCGCCGACCAACGTGGCCGGAATGCGCCCGATTTCACCCGAAGAATTGATGCGCGCCCGCGATGCTTATCTCGCCGGTCAGCGTCAGAATGCACCGGCAAATCAGGGCAGCGTTGTAATTGTTCCTGCTCCTGGCAATGTTGGTCTCGCGCCGATGTCGTGGGACGCGCCACAAAGTGCAACTGCAGAAGCGCCGGTTCAATCGGCCTTTCTGACGTCCGAAGAAGCCGCCGCCGTGACATTGCCGACGCTCGATTCGAGCGAACGCCCTGTTACCACGCTCCAGGCGCAATACGCAGCGCGTTTCAAGAACACCGCGCACAGCACAACGCCGGTCCCTGTTGTCCGTCACGTTTCTTATCCCGTTACTCGCTCTGTAACAAAAGTTGCATCGGCTGCAGCGAAGCCCCGTGCTAAAGCCAAGAAGAAAACGGCTCCTGCAGTGGCCTTACGCGGTGGTTCGCCGCGCGACCGCTTTGCAGCAATGCCCAACACCTTTGGCAGCGGCATGGCTTCGCAGGCGCTGTCGTATCGCGGAATGCCTTACATTCGTGGTGCCGCTTCGCCGAGCCGTGGCTTCGATTGCTCTGGTCTCGTGTATTACCTTTTGCGCCAGCGCGGTTTGAATCCGCCACGCACCGCTGCAGGTTTGGCTTCTTACGGAACGCGTGTTTCCCGCAACGACATTCAGACGGGCGACATGGTGTTCTTTGCCAATACCTATAAGCGTGGTATTTCGCACATCGGCGTTTACATCGGCAACGGCAACTTCGTTCACGCAGCCACATCGCGTTCGGGCGTGCGTGTTGATTCCCTTTCCGCCGCGTATTACCGCAAGAAGTTCCACAGCGCGCGTCGCGCTAGATCGTAA